The genomic window TCAGTATCTTTTATCTGGATGTGAAGCAACCATACATTCTTCAAATAGGTTATGGGTCAAAAGAAATTTCCTAAGTTCTTCTTTTGATAAAACGGATTCATTCGAAGAATTATACGGGTTTGTCACAATTTCGTTTACAATTTTATTTTGTGAATATGAAGATTTATTATATAACCCCTCAAACGCCGGTTTTACGACAAAATACTTTTCCAATTCCATTGCCCTTCTAGTTTCTTCATGATTCATTAACTCTTCATACAATTTCTCACCCGGCTTACTTCCAATAATATTAATTTTAATATTATTCGGGATATGTCCATAAATCGGGGCAAGTTCATTGATCATTACCTCTGCAAGATCTTTGATCCTGATTACCGGCATTTTTGTAATAAAAACATAGCCCCCGACGGCGATCTCAGCAGAGTCAATAACAAGTTGTACCGCTTGTTTTATGCTCATAATGAAACGGGTCATTTCAGGGTCTGTCAGGGTGATGGGGCCTCCTTTTTTGATCTGTTCTTTAAAGATAGGAATAACTGATCCTCTGGAGCCAAGAACATTGCCGAAGCGAGTGGATGCAAAGATTGTGGTTTCCGCGCGCTGGTTACTATTGGCGGCAGTCATTAACCTTTCGCCCATAAGCTTGGATGTTCCCATTACATTGGTTGGATTAACAGCCTTATCCGAGCTGGTGAAAATCACTTTTTCGACTTTATTTTCAGAGGCGGCAGTAATAATATTTTTTACACCTTGGATGTTTGTCTGAACCGCTTCAAAGGGATTTCTCTCGCAAAGGATGACGTGCTTCAAAGCTGCGGTATGAAAAACAATATCTATGCCCTGCATCATTCTTCTTAATTTTTCACAATCCCTGATATCAGCTAAACCGAAACGTATATTATTGTGAGCCAAATGTTTTTGCTCTTGAAAGAAAAGTTCACTTTCATTATTATCTATGCAAACAACTTCTTTAACCTGATAGTCTTCAAGTAACTGCCGGGTAAGTTCGCTGCCAATGGTTCCACATGAGCCTGTTACGAGAATTCTTTTTTGCGATAGAAAGTTTTCCATTGTATGTTATCCTGTATTTTTAGTCTTTTTCGGCTTAGCCAAAAATGACCAAGAGTAAAATGTGTTCACATTTCTCTCGGTTGAAGATACGATGAATGTGTTTGAAATATCACAGCATCTCTGCAATTAAATATCTATATAAGGTTCGTTACAAGCAGAACTATTCTAAGATGGCTGCTAATTCCCAAGGATTAAGTTCAACTGATGCAAACCCTCCAGTTTGCAGGATCGCTTGCTGGGTAACCCCCATACCATTGGCAGATCCTATTTTTTTCAATTTGTCGCTAAATAAATCTTTCATATTGACCCAGACGGTTTGCTTAAACTTTGATAAATTTGCCAATAAAATTACTTTATTTTTATTTTCAGGTAGTTGCCATACGATTCCTTGTACTGAGGACCATTGAACAGGAACAGGTCGTAAATGCTCAAATGGAAAAACATTAAGGATTGATGCTTCTCCTATCATGCGTCCATGAAGTACATATTGAGGAATCTCTTTCATTAATTCAATATATGATTTTAGCATCAATAACTCTTCGGTGATGGGGGCCTTTAATTTAGTCGGGCCATATGATCTGATGCCCGGCATCATTCCAAAAATGAATGATCTTCCTATTCCATTTCGTATATCACCTGATGGACTGAATCCTTTGCCTATACATCCGGCATAACCAAGTTGATATTCATGATATAAAAATAAATAGAGAGGTATGCTGACAGCCCCTGGCCCACGAACCGGCCATTTGATATCTGTAAAAGCACGACCATGATAAATATCAAATAGATGAGCAAACCTTTCACAGGGTTCCTCTACGCCTTGGAAGAAGTTTTGTTCTCCTCGCTTTTTTTTGATGGCAATAATGCTGTTTAAAAATTCTTCCATTGCCTTTGTTTTCCACAGACCGGCACCCGGAGGGTGAGAATGTACCGGGTTAAAGCAATCTTCAAAAAATCCTCCTATATTCTGATCAAGATCAATACCTGCTATCCCCATCTCATAAATCTTATCATAGCACTGTGCAAGCTGAGTCCTAGACTCCTCAAGCCCCGCACATATTAGATAGTTATCTGCCCATTTTCGTTTTTTTAAAATAAATGTTCCATTCGGTTTGGAAACCGCTAAATGCTTACCAAATTTGTTAAAATAGTCTAACCCGTTATAGTGACTATACGTCCGCGCCCCTTCATTGCTTTGAATAGGTTTTCTAACCCCAAAACGGAAACCGGAAGAATAAAAATGTAAATGATCGCCGTTTTGTTGCAATAGCTTGCTAAGTTTTTCATAGAAAATTTGGTTTGGTCTCGGTGGGAAATAATCGGGGCCGATCCAATCCCCATTTTTTTCCCAACCAAAAATAATCGCGATAATAGGAATATCAAAAAATGAATGGTACTTATTGATTAGGCTATATAATTTGCCAACACTCGTTGTATCTCCAGGAACTAAAAAATTGACAAACAAATTTGGTTTCTTAAGCCATTCAGGCATAGACCTTTTGGAAATTCGTTTTTCCGCCCATATCTGCGTGTCAGACCAGTTGCGATAAACAGCTGCCCCATCCTCCCATCTGCCGCCAAATAACCCCGTTGCAACCTCATACGGTTGTGTAATTGAGTTCGTGGCTTGAATGGGTAAAACAAATTCTTGCGCCATCAAAATGGAAGATTCTTTATTAATAGCACAAATATTTTTAGAATAACCTGATCCATCTAAGGCGGCATAAAATAGGCCACCATCTATGTCAAAATTATACATCATTTGTGACGATAGAATTCCAGGATATCTTTCTTTAATACCGGCACCTTTTTTGTTTAATCCTGTCAGCAACGCCCCTTCGTGTACTGGAAAAACAAATGAATCACGGTTTAGCTTTTGTCCTAATTCTGTTTTACATGCCACTTGAGGATATTGGATTTGCGTTATAATATCTTGAGAATTATTTTTGACTTTAATATTCCAATAGTGCAATGAATCCTTTTTATTCGTTCTGATATTGCAGATAACAGTCAATTTATTTTCAGGATGCTGATATTCTATTTCAATAAAAGATTCGCCTTTGCGAAGAATTCTACAATTAACTGCATCATAAGTTGTTATTTTACGAGATGGATTATAATCGTGACCAAAAGATATCTGATAAAGTGGGACCGAGCGAGCAGAAATAAACTGATTTCTCTTACGGTCACTATAACTTTTAATGCTTTTTAAATCGTTGTTTAGTGTTAATAATGAAGACTTAGACAATAATTTAATCTCTTGTGCATCTACGACCTGAGACAATCCGAGAACGACACTATTGATGCATAAAAGGCAATATAAAATTATCGTATTGAATTTAAATGAATTTGATTTAGTTATCATTAATTGCCCTTAGAGACCTTTGCACGGGTCATCGACTCCAGCGAGCCGCTTCCGCTTCCGCAGTCATTAATTTTACTATCAGATTGCATATTTTAGTTTTACTTTATTTTATATAACAGATTTAAATAATGGGTATATTATGCTATATAGGTAGTAATAAATTTTTAATTCAGGAGTCATTATGGCATACAAAAAGATCCAGTACGGTTGTTCCTTCGCTGATATGGCGATCCAGAAATACTCCCGAAAGAATAGAAACCATCTATTCCTTCAAGAAATTGACAAAACCGTAGACTGGGAACCAATTCAGGCGCTCCTGCTGAAGCACTATGAACCGGGGAAGTCAAAACTCGGTGAGGTTGCCTATCCGCCATTGTTTTTATTCAAATGCCTCCTGCTTCAAAAATGGTTTCGGATAAAATCCGACCCGGAACTGGAAAGCCAAATCAATGATCGGGTTTCCTTCAGATCCTTTCTGGGACTGCCGTTGGAACAAGCCAGCCCTGACCATTCGACTTATTCCCGCTTCCGGAAACGTTTGACCAAAGATGCCATGATAAAAATAAACAGTGCGTTGCTTAATCAGTTTCATCGGCTTGGATACTCTATTAATGAGGGCATTGCAGTTGATGCCCGTCTGGTGAAAT from uncultured Desulfobacter sp. includes these protein-coding regions:
- a CDS encoding SDR family NAD(P)-dependent oxidoreductase, with product MENFLSQKRILVTGSCGTIGSELTRQLLEDYQVKEVVCIDNNESELFFQEQKHLAHNNIRFGLADIRDCEKLRRMMQGIDIVFHTAALKHVILCERNPFEAVQTNIQGVKNIITAASENKVEKVIFTSSDKAVNPTNVMGTSKLMGERLMTAANSNQRAETTIFASTRFGNVLGSRGSVIPIFKEQIKKGGPITLTDPEMTRFIMSIKQAVQLVIDSAEIAVGGYVFITKMPVIRIKDLAEVMINELAPIYGHIPNNIKINIIGSKPGEKLYEELMNHEETRRAMELEKYFVVKPAFEGLYNKSSYSQNKIVNEIVTNPYNSSNESVLSKEELRKFLLTHNLFEECMVASHPDKRY
- a CDS encoding DUF6259 domain-containing protein; this encodes MITKSNSFKFNTIILYCLLCINSVVLGLSQVVDAQEIKLLSKSSLLTLNNDLKSIKSYSDRKRNQFISARSVPLYQISFGHDYNPSRKITTYDAVNCRILRKGESFIEIEYQHPENKLTVICNIRTNKKDSLHYWNIKVKNNSQDIITQIQYPQVACKTELGQKLNRDSFVFPVHEGALLTGLNKKGAGIKERYPGILSSQMMYNFDIDGGLFYAALDGSGYSKNICAINKESSILMAQEFVLPIQATNSITQPYEVATGLFGGRWEDGAAVYRNWSDTQIWAEKRISKRSMPEWLKKPNLFVNFLVPGDTTSVGKLYSLINKYHSFFDIPIIAIIFGWEKNGDWIGPDYFPPRPNQIFYEKLSKLLQQNGDHLHFYSSGFRFGVRKPIQSNEGARTYSHYNGLDYFNKFGKHLAVSKPNGTFILKKRKWADNYLICAGLEESRTQLAQCYDKIYEMGIAGIDLDQNIGGFFEDCFNPVHSHPPGAGLWKTKAMEEFLNSIIAIKKKRGEQNFFQGVEEPCERFAHLFDIYHGRAFTDIKWPVRGPGAVSIPLYLFLYHEYQLGYAGCIGKGFSPSGDIRNGIGRSFIFGMMPGIRSYGPTKLKAPITEELLMLKSYIELMKEIPQYVLHGRMIGEASILNVFPFEHLRPVPVQWSSVQGIVWQLPENKNKVILLANLSKFKQTVWVNMKDLFSDKLKKIGSANGMGVTQQAILQTGGFASVELNPWELAAILE
- a CDS encoding transposase, producing the protein MAYKKIQYGCSFADMAIQKYSRKNRNHLFLQEIDKTVDWEPIQALLLKHYEPGKSKLGEVAYPPLFLFKCLLLQKWFRIKSDPELESQINDRVSFRSFLGLPLEQASPDHSTYSRFRKRLTKDAMIKINSALLNQFHRLGYSINEGIAVDARLVKSASRPVSNDQLKELKEKSLTREGQLDKNGTRKKYSRDLDSDWSIKNDKPHFGLKEHTAVDTDNGFILSTYMTPSSQNESIHLPMVVISSMHTSDKIQQVYADKGYVNSGDIPNSHFFKCCLPILRMYFS